From a region of the Panicum virgatum strain AP13 chromosome 2K, P.virgatum_v5, whole genome shotgun sequence genome:
- the LOC120684654 gene encoding 3-ketoacyl-CoA synthase 4-like yields MAMDTAHRDHLLAALHGVLGAATLLLCLAAELLVFALRRHAAFYLAPVAAMLLSGHLRRRAAAAEIGLVDFACLKPPRRLRIPVAGLLEHFRLIGCFDDGSVEFMSKVIEASGMGNETYFPPSLHYIPPAATHAGAVQEAHMLFFPALDDLFARTGVPPSAVGALVVNCSGFCPAPSLAAIIASRYRMRGDVRTFNLSGMGCAAGVVGVDVARGVLLAHAVPYAVVVSAEIVTVGWYSGKDQGKLLLNCYFRTGCSAALLTSRRRGAVPVKYRLASLTRTNQIANDRSYRSGYREEDDEGVTGFTLGQGVGRMVSELLRAHLVTLSLSILPWRDKLRYALALLLLLLSSRRRRDGGGSKLARGGRGAVPLPDFRAAADHFCLPSSGRPMIWRLGQGLGLGEREMEAALMTFHRFGNQSAASLWYQLAYLEAKGRVRAGDTVWQLGVGSGLKANSLVWQRAAAGADGERDELGPWADCIHRYPVTET; encoded by the coding sequence ATGGCCATGGACACTGCGCACCGAGaccacctcctcgccgcgctgcacggcgtcctcggcgccgccaccctcctcctctgcctcgccgccgagctcctcgTCTTCGCGCTCCGGCGCCACGCCGCGTTCTACCTCGCCCCCGTGGCCGCGATGCTCCTCtccggccacctccgccgccgcgccgcggcggcggagatcgGCCTCGTCGACTTCGCGTGCCTGAAGCCGCCCCGGCGGCTGCGCATCCCCGTGGCGGGGCTGCTGGAACACTTCCGCCTCATCGGCTGCTTCGACGACGGCAGCGTCGAGTTCATGAGCAAGGTCATCGAGGCCAGCGGCATGGGCAACGAGACCTACTTCCCGCCGTCGCTGCACTACATCCCGCCGGCGGCCACGCACGCCGGCGCCGTCCAGGAGGCGCACATGCTCTTCTTCCCCGCGCTCGACGACCTCTTCGCCCGGACCGGCGTCCCGCCGTCCGCCGTCGGGGCGCTCGTCGTCAACTGCAGCGGGTTCTGCCCGGCCCCGTCGCTCGCCGCCATCATCGCCAGCCGCTACCGCATGCGCGGCGACGTCCGGACCTTCAACCTCTCCGGGATGGGCTGCGCCGCTGGCGTCGTCGGCGTGGACGTCGCCAGGGGCGTCCTGCTCGCGCACGCCGTCCCCTACGCCGTCGTCGTCAGCGCCGAGATCGTCACCGTCGGGTGGTACAGCGGCAAGGACCAGGGCAAGCTGCTCCTCAACTGCTACTTCCGCACGggctgctccgccgcgctcctcaccagccgccgccgcggcgcggtgcCGGTCAAGTACCGGCTCGCGAGCCTGACGCGCACGAACCAGATCGCCAACGACCGGAGCTACCGCTCGGGGTAccgcgaggaggacgacgagggcGTCACCGGCTTCACCCTGGGGCAGGGCGTCGGCCGCATGGTGAGCGAGCTGCTGCGCGCGCACCTCGTGACGCTCAGCCTGTCCATCCTCCCGTGGCGCGACAAGCTGCGCTACGCgctcgcgctgctgctgctcctgctgtcatcccgccggcgccgggacggcggcggcagcaagctcgcccgcggcggccgcggcgccgtgccgctgccggacttccgcgcggcggcggaccacTTCTGCCTGCCGTCGTCGGGGCGGCCGATGATCTGGCGGCTGGGGCAGGGGCTCGGGCTGGGCGAGCGggagatggaggcggcgctgaTGACGTTCCACCGGTTCGGGAACCAGTCGGCGGCGTCGCTGTGGTACCAGCTGGCGTACCTGGAGGCCAAGGGGCGGGTCCGCGCGGGCGACACGGTGTGGCAGCTCGGCGTCGGCAGCGGCCTCAAGGCCAACAGCCTGGTGtggcagcgcgccgccgccggggccgacgGGGAGCGCGACGAGCTGGGGCCGTGGGCGGACTGCATCCACAGGTACCCTGTCACGGAAACGTAA